Proteins from a genomic interval of Bos mutus isolate GX-2022 chromosome 15, NWIPB_WYAK_1.1, whole genome shotgun sequence:
- the LOC102280766 gene encoding LOW QUALITY PROTEIN: olfactory receptor 51F1-like (The sequence of the model RefSeq protein was modified relative to this genomic sequence to represent the inferred CDS: substituted 1 base at 1 genomic stop codon), producing the protein MENIRKLRLEFNVSAFKNTTSSSVVFFLTGFPGLEAFHTWISIAFCFLYATALSGNSLVLFAIITXPSLHEPMYYFLSMLSTTDLGLSISTLVTMLGIFWFNAREISFNACLSQMLFFIQLFTVMESSVLLAMAFDRFVAISNPLRYASVLTDLKIAQTGVAIITRGTLTLTPVVVLLKCLSYCRSHVLHHSYCFHPDVMKLSCTDTRINSAAGLTALITTAGVDSIFIILSYLLIIKTVFSIASSEERKKAFSTCISHLGAVAVFYIPLISLSFVHRFGKWAPPYVHTLIANAYLLIPPVMNFIIYSVKTKQIRRAVLKVLNTTATRNKDGNEKYINNCKLPNFII; encoded by the exons CTTGAGTTCAACGTGTCAGCTTTCAAAAATACCACATCCTCTTCTGTCGTTTTCTTTCTGACTGGTTTTCCCGGGCTGGAAGCCTTCCACACCTGGATCTCCATTGCCTTCTGCTTTCTCTATGCAACTGCTCTCTCAGGAAACAGCCTGGTTCTCTTTGCCATCATCACTTAGCCAAGCCTCCACGAGCCCATGTATTATTTCCTCTCCATGCTGTCCACCACTGACCTTGGCTTGTCAATATCCACTCTGGTCACCATGCTGGGTATCTTCTGGTTCAATGCCAGAGAGATCAGCTTTAATGCCTGCTTGTCACAGATGTTGTTTTTCATtcaacttttcactgtcatggAATCTTCAGTGTTGTTGGCCATGGCCTTTGATCGATTTGTGGCCATCTCCAATCCTCTTAGATATGCCAGCGTCTTAACTGATCTTAAAATAGCACAGACTGGAGTAGCCATCATCACCAGGGGTACTCTAACACTGACTCCTGTGGTGGTGCTTCTTAAGTGCTTGTCCTATTGCCGCAGCCATGTGCTACATCACTCCTACTGCTTCCACCCTGATGTGATGAAGCTCTCATGCACAGACACCAGGATCAATAGTGCAGCTGGTCTGACAGCCCTGATCACCACTGCTGGGGTGGACTCGATCTTCATTATCCTCTCTTATCTTTTGATTATCAAGACTGTCTTCAGCATAGCATCctcagaagagaggaagaaagcctTCAGCACATGCATCTCTCATCTTGGTGCTGTTGCTGTATTCTATATTCCATTGATCAGCCTGTCTTTTGTTCACAGATTTGGGAAATGGGCCCCACCATATGTACATACTCTGATTGCAAATGCCTACCTGTTGATCCCCCCTGTAATGAACTTCATCATCTACAGTGTGAAGACCAAACAGATACGCAGAGCTGTGCTAAAAGTTCTCAATACCACTGCAAcaagaa aCAAAGATGGGAATGAAAAGTATATTAACAATTGTAAGTTACCAAATTTTATCATCTAA